The Flammeovirga pectinis genomic interval TCCTCTAGATTAGAGTAAGCAATGATTTCAATGTTTAGGTTTACTTTTTTTGCCATAATTACTATTCGTTTTGAAAAGTAAGATACAGAAAAAGCCTTTAGAATTATATTCTAAAGGCTTTCATTAAGAAACAATAGATTAAAATACTGTAAAAGTACTATTTACCAGAACCTTTACGTTTTACATCCTTGATATCTTTTCTAACATTGTCATCATAAGCAACAATCCAGGCATCTTTAACACCCATTGCTCTCATATATTTTTTAAACTGATCAGCTTCTCCATAATCACGGAAGTAAGCAATAGTGTACTTTTTTAAACCATCTTCATCTTCCATCCAAAAGTTTCCTTTGTCTTGGAATTTAGATAGATCACGGTTTTTGAATGCACCAATTTGCACTTTATAGACAACCCCTTTAGCATAGTCATCTCCAGAAGCAGAAACATTGTTATCCATCTTCTTTTTAAGCTTATCAAGCTCGGCACGTAAATCAGCAATTTCATTATCTTTTTCTTTTAACTTAGAGTCAAAAGCTTCTTTTTCTTGCTCTAATTTAGATATTTCAGCTTTTAAACCTGAAGCTTGACCACGAAGAGTATTTAACTCTTGTGTCATATCTCTAAATTTTAATGGATCAGTTTCTTTTAATTTCTTTTTCCACTCTTTAATTTCTTTTTTCTCGCTCTTCTTGTCATTAGAAGATTTGCTTTTCTTCTTTTTCTGAGCTAACGCATCATTGTCGATTGCTATTGCACTAAAAGCTACTAGAAGTAGTATAAAGATCCTTTTCATGGTAATTGTTTTTTCAATACGGTGTTAAGTTTATAACACAGAAAAAAGAGTTTTATTTTATGGATGAATAAAAAAATGAAGTTTTTATCTCAAAAATGACATAAAGATTATTTTTGATAAAACAGTGTTCAATGTTTGTGCCATTATATTACATAAAAATCCGTCAACATTAAAAACTTTTGATTAGTTCTTTTAAATTCGTGTTTTATTTAGAGGAATAGATTTAATCAGACTAGATAATTATACTATAATTCTTATCTATCTTATCCAAAATATATAATTATGAATGCAGTCATACAAAGAGTTACTTCTGCAAAAGTAGAAATAGGGAATGTCATAAAAGGGCAAATTCAGAGTGGTTTTATGATATTGTTAGGTGTAGCTCAGAATGATAATGATTCTGATGTGAAGTGGTTAGCAAAAAAAATTGTAGGAATGCGAATTTTTTCTGACGAAGAAGGGAAAATGAATAAAGCATTAGGAGATATAGATGGTAATATTTTATTGATTTCTCAATTTACTTTACAAGCTAGTACTAAAAAAGGTAATCGCCCATCGTATTTAAATGCGGCTGCCCCAGATAAAGCAGTTCCATTATATGAAAATATGATAAATGAATTACAAGAGTTATTAGGTAAAAAAATAGAAACAGGTGAATTTGGGGCTGATATGCAAGTTTCATTGTTAAATGATGGTCCTGTTACAATAATAATCGATACAAAAGATAAGAAATGAGGCACCTTAAAATATTAGTTTATACTATTATTCTCATATGCTCTACGTATTCTAAAGGAATAGCATCAAGCTTTCCTTTAGAAGATAAATGGCTTATTTATGAGAAACAAGTAACAGGTTTTGTACCTTATTTCCCATCAGAACATCCTTTTGTAAAAAACTTTTATTTGCTTTTAGATATCCAATACCTTGGAGGTTTAGGAGTAGAGGTTGTTCTTACAAATGGAGATGCTGTATTTTTAAATAATCAACTCAAAGAAGTTGCCAAGGAAGGTAATAGTACTGTTTATTTCTCTTATGAAAGATTGAAGAAAGAAGCTAAAAATACTGGAGAAGTATTACTAGTGGTAAATACAACCAATGGTAAATGTCCTTTAGGCTTTATGGTAGATCAACAATATGATGCAACATTACTAAGAGAATCAATTACTAAAACTGAAGAAGTAACTTTATTAAGTCGATCAGACTCTAATTTTAGATCCTATTTATTAATGTGGTCATTAGTAGTATTTTTCATAGTTGGGATCGTATCTAAGGTTGGTGGACTAAAAACTGCAGGTAGTGAAATTTTGAAATCTTTTGAGGGTGTAACCTTAGGAAGGTCAGAAATGAATAAAGTTAATTCATTACAATTTTTAATGTTTATTCTGTCATTTGCATTAGTTGCGAGTTTAACTGTAATGCTATTTGGAGCTGGAAATTTATGGTTATCTAGAGCAACATCTGAGGTCATGAACTCGACAGTATCTTCTTTTCTTTTAAATATATTTTCTATAATCCTCTCAATTTTAGCTTTTGTAGCTTTTAGATTGATAGTTATTTATGTTTTAGGTGGAGTTTTTGGAAATTCTCAAATTTCGTCAATTCATGGTGTTGAGTTTTATAAATTAACATGGGTTTATGTTCTGTTTTACATGGTTTTATGTGTATTTTGGACATTAAATCCTTTTTACATTTCATGGGAATTTATGCGTTATTTTTTAGGGATTACCTTCTTTCTAAAAAGTTTTTTAGTGTATATAGCTGTATCTAAACAAGTAAACCTTAGAAATAACTATTTATTTTCGTATTTTTGCGCGACCGAATTCCTTCCTTCGCTTGTTGCTGTGAAGGTTTTCTTTAGTTGATTTCTTATAACTCACAAACTTGTCTCTACCAAGAGGCTGTTTTATAAATAGATATACATACATGACAAATGACATAGCAGGAAAAGAAGTGAAGAAAGCTGTGAAGTCAATTTTGGTGTCTCAGCCTGAACCCTCAAATCAAAATTCTCCTTATCATAAATTAGGAGAAAAGTATGGGGTTAAGATTGATTTTCGCCCTTTTATTGAAGTAAAAGGAGTGACGGCTAAAGAGTTTAGAACTCAGAAGATTAATATCCTAGAACATACAGCAGTAATCTTTACATCAAGAAATGCAATAGACCATTTCTTTAGATTATGTAAAGAACTTAAAGTTGAAGTGCCTGCTGATATGAAGTACTTCTGTATTTCTGAACAAACAGCTAATTATTTACAGAAATATATCGTTGTTAGAAAACGTAAGCTGTTTACAGGTTACAAAACGGCAAAAGATATGTTTGATCTCTTTAAGAAATTTAAAGGTGAAAAATATCTATTCCCATGTTCTGATATCAGAAAAGAAGACATTCCTAATTATATGGATGCTAATGGAATAGAAATGAATGAGGCAATTATTTATCGTACAGTTGCTGCTGATCTATCAGATCTAAGCAATATTTATTATGACATGATTGCATTTTTTAGCCCTTCTGGAATTAAATCTTTGTTTACTAATTTTGCTGATTTTGAGCAAAAAGAAACAAGGATAGCTGCTTTTGGTCCAACAACAGCCGCAGCAGTTCGTAATGCAGGTTTACATTTAGATGTAGAAGCTCCATTGCCAAATGCTCCATCTATGACTGGTGCAATTGAATTATATATCAAAGAAGCGAATGAAGTGTAAAAACTTTATTTAAAAATATTGAACGCCACATATTCATTTATGTGGCGTTTTTTTTTACCTTTTTTTCATGGAAAGGTTCTTAATTTTTTGTTAATTGTATAAGAGGTTGATGATTTAATAAACAGTAAGCAATTCTATTGTAAAACATAAACTATTTATTCAACCTTACTTATCTCAATCAAAATAGGTAGTAAATTTTACCTGACTTTAATATTATGCAGCTAATAAAACCCTTATTTTTAAGTAGCTTATTATTCTTAATTACTCTAACCTCAGGTATTGCACAGCAAGACCCTCAGTTTACTCAGTATATGTTTTCTAAGCCATTTCATAATCCAGCAGCAGTTGGAATGACTTCAGATAATGCAGAAGCATCTTTACTCCATAGAACACAATGGTTAGGTTATGAAGGTACTTTTGACGATGATGGGACATTAAATACGCAATTTTTTTCATTATCGGCTCCAATCCAATCTAAACGTTTAGGAGTAGGGCTGCATATTGTAAATGATGATGTAGGATTGTTAAGTAATTTAGAAGCCCAAGTTTCAGTCTCTTATTATGTTCCAGTAAAGAATGGTACACTTTCTTTTGGATTGAGAGGAGGTGTTTATGATAGATCTGTAAATACTGATCGTCTACGCTTTGTAAATGATCAAGACCCATTTTTTAAATCAGGAGAAGCAATGAATTCAATTGTACCTGATGTATCTGCTGGGATTTATTATCAAAATGAAAGATTATATGCAGGAGTTGCTGCTAAGCATTTATTAGAATCAGATTTTGTTGGAGGTATAAACAGCCCTTTTAGTGCTTTAGGAATGTCCTTTAATGGAATGTTTGGGATGTCTTTTGATGTAACAAATAATGTAGTACTTCAACCTTCAGTATTATTGAAATCAGATCTTAACTCACTTTCTTTTGATTTTACTTTACTCGCAAATTTACAAGAATGGGTTTAT includes:
- a CDS encoding coiled-coil domain-containing protein, encoding MKRIFILLLVAFSAIAIDNDALAQKKKKSKSSNDKKSEKKEIKEWKKKLKETDPLKFRDMTQELNTLRGQASGLKAEISKLEQEKEAFDSKLKEKDNEIADLRAELDKLKKKMDNNVSASGDDYAKGVVYKVQIGAFKNRDLSKFQDKGNFWMEDEDGLKKYTIAYFRDYGEADQFKKYMRAMGVKDAWIVAYDDNVRKDIKDVKRKGSGK
- the dtd gene encoding D-aminoacyl-tRNA deacylase, with protein sequence MNAVIQRVTSAKVEIGNVIKGQIQSGFMILLGVAQNDNDSDVKWLAKKIVGMRIFSDEEGKMNKALGDIDGNILLISQFTLQASTKKGNRPSYLNAAAPDKAVPLYENMINELQELLGKKIETGEFGADMQVSLLNDGPVTIIIDTKDKK
- a CDS encoding DUF4271 domain-containing protein — encoded protein: MRHLKILVYTIILICSTYSKGIASSFPLEDKWLIYEKQVTGFVPYFPSEHPFVKNFYLLLDIQYLGGLGVEVVLTNGDAVFLNNQLKEVAKEGNSTVYFSYERLKKEAKNTGEVLLVVNTTNGKCPLGFMVDQQYDATLLRESITKTEEVTLLSRSDSNFRSYLLMWSLVVFFIVGIVSKVGGLKTAGSEILKSFEGVTLGRSEMNKVNSLQFLMFILSFALVASLTVMLFGAGNLWLSRATSEVMNSTVSSFLLNIFSIILSILAFVAFRLIVIYVLGGVFGNSQISSIHGVEFYKLTWVYVLFYMVLCVFWTLNPFYISWEFMRYFLGITFFLKSFLVYIAVSKQVNLRNNYLFSYFCATEFLPSLVAVKVFFS
- a CDS encoding uroporphyrinogen-III synthase, with protein sequence MTNDIAGKEVKKAVKSILVSQPEPSNQNSPYHKLGEKYGVKIDFRPFIEVKGVTAKEFRTQKINILEHTAVIFTSRNAIDHFFRLCKELKVEVPADMKYFCISEQTANYLQKYIVVRKRKLFTGYKTAKDMFDLFKKFKGEKYLFPCSDIRKEDIPNYMDANGIEMNEAIIYRTVAADLSDLSNIYYDMIAFFSPSGIKSLFTNFADFEQKETRIAAFGPTTAAAVRNAGLHLDVEAPLPNAPSMTGAIELYIKEANEV
- a CDS encoding PorP/SprF family type IX secretion system membrane protein, translating into MQLIKPLFLSSLLFLITLTSGIAQQDPQFTQYMFSKPFHNPAAVGMTSDNAEASLLHRTQWLGYEGTFDDDGTLNTQFFSLSAPIQSKRLGVGLHIVNDDVGLLSNLEAQVSVSYYVPVKNGTLSFGLRGGVYDRSVNTDRLRFVNDQDPFFKSGEAMNSIVPDVSAGIYYQNERLYAGVAAKHLLESDFVGGINSPFSALGMSFNGMFGMSFDVTNNVVLQPSVLLKSDLNSLSFDFTLLANLQEWVYVGAGVREIEALSLLAGVYVLKSRTLHIGYAFDYTLENQTAKAPTSHEILLSFSFSAFGSKKPSAIRTPRYRHD